The following are encoded together in the Scytonema millei VB511283 genome:
- a CDS encoding permease, whose amino-acid sequence MNQQLNNAFTLFLSLLVEAMPFLLLGVLFSGLLLLFVDERKLIAKLPKNPLLGALVGSMVGFLFPVCECGNVPVARRMLMQGVPTPVAIGFLLAAPTINPIVIWATWTAFRDQPEIVVLRIVFSLAIATIIGWVFSAQKDLRPLLQPALAAAWQPKQQPQKDKKKTSSNLLQSGTFWLSGSGDPIRIDASVLQASLAASTPVKPIPERLQLLLDNTIQELRELGSVLVIGSAIAALIQVFVPREVILNLGGGEITSILTMMLLAAVVSICSTVDSFFALSFASTFTSGSLLAFLIFGPMIDLKGIGLMLSIFKPRAIIYLFALAAQLTFLFTLFVNLYVI is encoded by the coding sequence ATGAACCAACAGCTCAACAATGCTTTTACCCTGTTCCTCAGCTTGCTTGTCGAAGCAATGCCGTTTTTGCTGCTGGGGGTGTTATTCTCTGGGTTACTGTTGCTATTTGTGGACGAACGCAAGTTAATTGCTAAATTACCCAAAAATCCACTGTTAGGTGCTTTGGTTGGCAGCATGGTAGGATTTTTATTTCCCGTGTGCGAGTGCGGTAATGTCCCCGTGGCGAGACGGATGTTAATGCAGGGAGTGCCTACACCCGTAGCAATTGGCTTTTTATTAGCAGCACCAACGATTAATCCAATTGTCATTTGGGCAACATGGACGGCATTTCGCGATCAACCAGAAATTGTCGTTTTACGAATCGTATTTTCCTTAGCGATCGCCACTATTATAGGTTGGGTATTCAGCGCCCAAAAAGATTTGCGTCCCCTATTACAACCAGCTTTAGCAGCAGCTTGGCAACCAAAACAGCAGCCGCAAAAAGATAAGAAAAAAACCTCATCTAACTTATTACAATCGGGTACGTTTTGGCTATCAGGATCGGGAGATCCGATTAGGATAGATGCCTCAGTATTACAGGCAAGTCTGGCAGCATCCACGCCAGTTAAACCAATACCAGAACGCTTACAGTTGTTATTAGACAATACCATACAAGAACTGCGCGAACTCGGTTCTGTGTTAGTCATTGGGAGCGCGATCGCAGCATTGATTCAAGTTTTTGTTCCCCGCGAGGTCATTTTAAATCTTGGTGGTGGCGAAATTACCTCTATCCTTACCATGATGCTCTTAGCGGCAGTCGTATCAATTTGTTCTACTGTAGATTCATTCTTTGCCCTATCCTTTGCCTCCACTTTTACTAGCGGCTCGTTACTAGCCTTTTTAATCTTTGGACCCATGATTGACCTCAAAGGCATTGGTCTAATGCTATCAATATTCAAACCCCGAGCAATTATTTATCTATTTGCTTTAGCTGCTCAATTGACATTTTTATTTACATTATTTGTTAATTTATACGTTATTTAA
- a CDS encoding TIGR03943 family putative permease subunit translates to MNQNSKIYNWLEVFAIAAWGSLMLKYWLTGKLNLLIHPDYFWLVISGGIGFLSVAGLKAWQLLRQRRILPVRHISLLPPGFSSTLLIVTAIAGLIFTPRVFASQTAMQRGVTDFLAATRSQPQAFHGSVKPEERSLLDWVRTLNVYPEPDAYTGQKVKVQGFAIHPPEFPPNYLLLSRFVITCCAADAYPVGLPVKLTEDRQAYPPDTWLEVEGQMITETLKDKRQLTIQANAAPKKIPEPQNPYEY, encoded by the coding sequence ATGAATCAAAACTCGAAAATTTACAATTGGCTAGAAGTATTTGCGATCGCTGCTTGGGGCAGTTTGATGCTGAAATACTGGCTGACTGGTAAGCTAAATTTATTAATTCACCCCGATTACTTTTGGTTAGTAATTTCTGGGGGAATTGGGTTCTTAAGTGTAGCAGGTTTAAAGGCTTGGCAACTCCTGCGTCAACGCCGTATATTGCCAGTGCGTCATATCAGTTTACTTCCACCTGGGTTTAGCAGTACTTTGCTCATAGTCACTGCGATCGCAGGGTTGATTTTCACTCCTCGCGTTTTTGCCAGCCAAACCGCTATGCAAAGAGGGGTAACAGACTTTCTCGCCGCTACCCGTTCACAACCCCAAGCCTTTCACGGTTCTGTCAAACCAGAGGAGCGATCGCTTTTAGATTGGGTGCGCACGCTGAATGTTTATCCCGAACCTGACGCATATACAGGTCAAAAAGTCAAGGTACAAGGGTTTGCGATCCATCCACCTGAATTTCCACCGAATTACTTGCTCCTTTCGCGGTTTGTCATTACCTGCTGCGCCGCTGATGCCTATCCGGTAGGGTTGCCAGTCAAATTGACGGAAGATCGTCAAGCTTATCCTCCCGATACTTGGTTGGAGGTAGAAGGACAAATGATCACCGAAACTTTAAAAGATAAACGTCAATTAACTATTCAAGCTAATGCTGCCCCCAAGAAGATTCCCGAACCCCAAAATCCTTACGAGTATTAA
- the ygfZ gene encoding CAF17-like 4Fe-4S cluster assembly/insertion protein YgfZ — MREQLQTVQAAVGAIFEEIAGNKIPMSFDNDAVAVQAVREGVAICDRSHWGVIRVTDDDRIRFLHNQSTNDFQILKPGQGCDTVFVSSTARTIDLATAYVTEDAVLLIVSPNRRQYLIDWLDRYIFFADRVQLEDITGETTIFSLLGTKSDEILAKLGVSSIISHPYASHQLVQLKDIEIRVAVGSGLATPGYTLIVPADKAAIVWNHLVETGAVPLGDRVWEQLRIEQGRPVPDKELTEDYNPLEAGLWQTISFNKGCYIGQETIARLNTYKGVKQHLWGIRLNAPAAPGSIITVGEEKVGILTSYTDTDEGSFGLGYIRTKAGGVGLQVKVGEVTGEVVDVPFLTRSAD, encoded by the coding sequence ATGAGAGAGCAGTTACAGACAGTTCAAGCGGCAGTGGGGGCAATTTTTGAGGAAATTGCCGGAAATAAGATTCCGATGAGTTTTGACAACGATGCAGTAGCCGTGCAAGCGGTACGGGAAGGGGTAGCAATATGCGATCGCTCCCACTGGGGTGTCATTCGCGTTACCGATGACGATCGCATTCGCTTTTTACACAACCAAAGTACTAACGATTTTCAAATTCTAAAACCAGGGCAGGGCTGCGACACGGTTTTTGTCTCTTCTACTGCCCGCACGATCGATCTAGCAACTGCTTATGTGACTGAAGACGCAGTACTACTGATCGTTTCTCCTAATCGCCGTCAGTATCTGATAGATTGGCTCGATCGCTATATCTTTTTTGCCGATCGCGTCCAACTAGAAGATATAACTGGTGAAACTACTATTTTCAGTCTTCTCGGCACTAAAAGCGATGAAATTTTGGCAAAACTTGGCGTGAGTTCAATTATTAGTCATCCCTACGCCAGCCACCAGTTAGTTCAGCTCAAAGATATAGAAATTCGGGTAGCGGTTGGGAGTGGTTTAGCCACACCTGGTTACACCCTAATTGTGCCAGCAGACAAAGCGGCGATCGTTTGGAATCACCTCGTAGAAACTGGTGCAGTCCCTCTAGGCGATCGCGTTTGGGAACAATTGCGGATCGAACAAGGTCGTCCCGTCCCCGATAAGGAACTGACTGAAGATTACAATCCTTTAGAAGCAGGCTTGTGGCAAACTATTTCTTTTAATAAAGGCTGCTATATCGGTCAAGAGACAATTGCACGTCTGAATACTTACAAGGGAGTCAAGCAACACCTATGGGGAATTCGCCTCAACGCTCCCGCTGCACCAGGTAGTATTATTACTGTAGGTGAAGAGAAAGTGGGTATTCTCACCAGCTATACCGATACGGATGAGGGTAGTTTTGGACTAGGTTACATCCGTACTAAAGCTGGTGGTGTTGGTTTACAAGTTAAAGTCGGAGAAGTTACAGGCGAAGTGGTGGATGTCCCTTTCTTAACCCGTAGTGCCGATTAA
- a CDS encoding tetratricopeptide repeat protein — protein sequence MFINLDKALILIEQSRYKLAATEIERQLAIDPNSSFAHALLSICLIEMERDREATQAAKRAVYLAPDLSDTHYNLAKILYIQKQLKSAKKAAQEAIRLEPEIADYFALLSVIQLAQGDRDRALSSAEQGLNLDAEHVLCLNLRAMALLRLRRYQEAQTTVDAAIFQDPENTAAYAIKGWVYLYCGNRDLAERCFRESLRLDPEQEQARTGIVEALKLKYSLYNFVFNYKSFSSQIHIYLRIVFIGIFMVLSLLNWLFLLIPFSMLLIEITQALFNLLLRFDTQWRSLHVPTH from the coding sequence ATGTTTATAAATTTAGACAAAGCATTAATTTTAATCGAGCAATCGCGCTATAAGTTGGCAGCAACAGAAATTGAACGACAATTAGCCATCGATCCAAATAGTTCTTTTGCCCATGCTCTCTTAAGTATATGCTTAATAGAAATGGAACGAGATCGAGAAGCAACTCAAGCAGCGAAGCGAGCAGTGTATTTAGCACCTGACTTATCTGATACTCATTATAATTTAGCTAAAATTCTCTATATTCAAAAGCAACTCAAGTCAGCCAAAAAAGCAGCTCAAGAAGCGATTCGCTTAGAACCAGAAATCGCCGATTATTTCGCCTTGTTGTCAGTCATTCAATTAGCACAAGGAGATCGAGATCGCGCATTGTCCAGTGCAGAACAGGGATTGAATTTAGATGCCGAGCATGTGTTGTGTCTCAATCTTCGCGCTATGGCTTTATTACGCCTACGCCGCTACCAAGAAGCACAAACCACGGTGGATGCAGCAATCTTTCAAGACCCGGAAAATACAGCCGCTTATGCGATTAAAGGTTGGGTATATTTATATTGTGGGAATAGAGATTTGGCTGAACGATGTTTTCGCGAATCGTTGCGACTCGATCCAGAACAAGAACAGGCACGCACGGGAATAGTAGAAGCTTTGAAGTTAAAATACTCGCTCTATAATTTTGTATTTAACTATAAGAGTTTTTCGAGTCAAATTCATATTTATCTACGGATAGTATTTATTGGTATTTTTATGGTTCTGAGTTTATTGAATTGGCTCTTTTTACTCATACCATTCTCAATGTTACTAATAGAAATAACTCAAGCTTTGTTTAACCTACTGCTCAGATTTGATACCCAATGGCGATCGCTCCACGTCCCCACCCATTAA
- a CDS encoding ATP-binding protein: MTSSEDTLRALRAALLVSPDNLPLRQHLANTLMELGQFEEAEQEYRLALSLMPENHFLQLNLASAFYHQGKNSQAIVLVENLLKSSEPPAFAHLLYARLLLHAGDATNASTHFHIAVALDPEINDPMLAERLGIADVTTHKASVSEYRTPESQSLEYKIPEYELDVSTAVEAPLEQPSITFQDVGGMDAIKEEIRLKIVHPLAHPEIYQAYGQRIGGGVLMYGPPGCGKTYLARATAGEIKARFLSIGINDVLDMWLGSSEKNLHELFEQARRSKPCVLFFDEVDALAAKRTDMRYSSGRQIVNQFLAELDGVESPNDGILILAATNAPWHLDSAFRRPGRFDRIMFVPPPDRHARVNILRILCRHKPIEAIDYDYLSKKTANFSGADLKAVVDLAVDRKLQAAIKQGIPKPLTTKDFLAAVEVIHPSVTEWFATARNYATYANENGIYDEILNYLQVTKDKNRLF, from the coding sequence ATGACTAGTAGTGAAGATACTCTGCGGGCTTTGCGTGCAGCCTTGCTTGTTTCGCCCGATAATCTACCGCTCCGCCAACATTTGGCAAATACTCTGATGGAATTAGGGCAATTTGAGGAGGCAGAACAAGAGTATCGCCTTGCTCTGTCATTGATGCCTGAAAACCATTTTCTACAGCTCAATTTGGCTTCTGCTTTTTATCACCAAGGCAAAAATTCTCAGGCAATAGTGCTGGTTGAAAATCTGCTCAAAAGCTCTGAGCCTCCAGCTTTTGCTCACTTACTCTACGCTCGTCTGCTGCTCCATGCAGGTGATGCGACAAATGCATCTACACATTTTCACATAGCTGTCGCACTCGATCCAGAAATAAACGATCCTATGTTGGCAGAGCGGCTTGGCATCGCTGATGTCACTACTCATAAAGCTTCTGTTTCAGAGTACAGAACCCCAGAATCTCAATCGCTAGAGTACAAAATACCGGAGTACGAATTAGATGTTAGTACTGCGGTTGAAGCACCCTTGGAGCAACCATCAATTACTTTTCAAGATGTTGGTGGAATGGATGCTATTAAGGAAGAAATTCGGCTGAAAATTGTTCACCCATTAGCGCATCCAGAAATTTATCAAGCTTACGGTCAACGAATTGGGGGAGGAGTTTTAATGTATGGTCCCCCTGGTTGCGGTAAAACTTATTTAGCCAGAGCTACAGCTGGAGAAATTAAAGCGAGATTTTTATCTATAGGCATCAATGATGTCTTAGATATGTGGTTGGGTAGTAGTGAAAAGAACTTACACGAACTGTTTGAGCAGGCACGACGATCTAAGCCTTGCGTGCTTTTTTTTGATGAAGTCGATGCTCTCGCTGCTAAACGCACTGATATGCGATATAGTAGCGGTCGCCAGATTGTCAATCAGTTTCTTGCCGAATTAGATGGTGTAGAAAGCCCTAACGATGGCATTCTGATTTTAGCTGCTACTAACGCTCCTTGGCATTTGGATTCAGCCTTTCGTAGACCAGGGCGCTTCGATCGCATTATGTTTGTTCCACCACCCGATCGTCATGCGCGGGTCAACATTTTGCGCATCCTCTGCCGTCATAAGCCAATTGAAGCTATCGACTACGATTATTTAAGTAAAAAAACTGCTAACTTTTCTGGGGCAGATTTAAAGGCAGTTGTAGATTTAGCCGTAGACAGAAAACTCCAGGCAGCGATAAAGCAAGGCATCCCTAAACCTCTCACAACCAAAGATTTTCTAGCCGCAGTTGAAGTCATTCATCCTTCCGTTACCGAGTGGTTCGCCACTGCACGTAATTATGCGACTTATGCCAATGAGAATGGAATTTATGATGAGATTTTAAATTACTTACAAGTAACAAAAGACAAAAACAGGCTATTTTAA
- a CDS encoding amidase, whose amino-acid sequence MNSIDLAFAPALEQARLIRHKEVSPLEVVQLYLERIEQFNPQLGCYFTVMAEMAIAQAQTQTEMLAGTQDPTELPPFFGVPIAIKDMNPVADVPCSYGSPALRDRVATYDDAVVAQVKQAGFIVLGKTATSELGSFPYTEPPGFPPARNPWNPEYTPGGSSGGSAAAVAAGLCAIAQGSDAGGSIRGPAFCCGLVGIKPARGRVSYAPLGDQLSGVAANGPIARTVSDAAALLDVMSGYVTGDPYWLPAPNPSFLAATTRSPERLRIAFTNSLPQIGTADPVCQQAVLGTVRLLEAMGHQIEESCPDFTGLIEPFTTVWQAGVAYAGLPKEILQPMNQWLLEQSGSAGDYLRAVAQVQVIARRIVAFFDSVDALILPTYMHPPIRVGEWAALSPEETLQKIIHWVAPCPPFNASGLPAIAIPTGFAPNGLPIGIQIVGRPTAEATIIAIAAQLEVDKFWSQHRPAIGNE is encoded by the coding sequence ATGAATTCAATCGATCTAGCATTTGCTCCAGCTCTAGAACAAGCGCGGCTAATTCGCCATAAAGAAGTTTCGCCACTAGAGGTGGTGCAGCTTTATCTAGAACGAATTGAACAATTCAATCCGCAGTTAGGTTGCTATTTTACGGTGATGGCAGAAATGGCGATCGCCCAGGCACAAACTCAGACAGAAATGCTAGCTGGAACTCAAGACCCGACTGAGTTACCACCTTTTTTTGGCGTGCCGATCGCGATTAAAGACATGAATCCCGTGGCTGATGTCCCTTGTAGTTATGGCAGTCCAGCACTGCGCGATCGCGTGGCGACTTACGATGATGCTGTGGTGGCGCAGGTGAAACAAGCTGGATTCATTGTCTTGGGTAAAACCGCCACTTCTGAATTAGGCTCTTTTCCCTACACCGAACCGCCGGGATTTCCTCCTGCCCGCAATCCTTGGAATCCAGAGTATACACCAGGGGGTTCTAGTGGGGGATCGGCGGCGGCTGTAGCCGCAGGATTGTGCGCGATCGCCCAAGGCTCCGATGCAGGCGGCTCAATTCGCGGTCCCGCCTTCTGTTGTGGTTTAGTAGGCATCAAACCAGCCCGAGGACGGGTATCCTATGCCCCATTGGGCGATCAATTAAGTGGTGTCGCAGCAAACGGTCCTATTGCCCGTACTGTCTCCGATGCTGCTGCCTTACTAGACGTGATGTCAGGATATGTGACGGGCGATCCGTATTGGTTACCCGCACCAAATCCCTCATTCCTGGCTGCTACGACGCGATCGCCCGAACGCCTGCGCATCGCCTTTACCAACTCGCTACCTCAAATCGGGACGGCAGATCCAGTCTGCCAGCAAGCGGTTTTGGGTACGGTGAGGCTATTAGAAGCAATGGGGCATCAAATAGAAGAAAGCTGTCCCGATTTCACGGGATTAATCGAGCCATTTACAACTGTGTGGCAAGCAGGCGTAGCTTATGCTGGACTACCAAAAGAAATCTTGCAACCGATGAATCAGTGGTTGCTCGAACAATCGGGTTCTGCGGGAGATTATCTCCGTGCTGTCGCGCAGGTACAAGTTATTGCCAGACGGATTGTGGCATTTTTCGACTCAGTAGATGCGCTGATCTTACCCACATACATGCATCCACCAATTCGAGTGGGCGAGTGGGCAGCATTAAGCCCGGAAGAGACGCTACAAAAAATCATTCATTGGGTTGCTCCCTGTCCGCCTTTTAATGCTAGCGGACTACCCGCGATCGCTATTCCCACTGGTTTTGCGCCTAACGGTTTACCCATCGGCATTCAAATCGTCGGTCGTCCTACAGCCGAAGCTACCATTATTGCGATCGCCGCCCAACTCGAAGTCGATAAATTTTGGAGCCAGCATCGACCAGCTATTGGTAATGAGTAA
- a CDS encoding PQQ-dependent sugar dehydrogenase, translated as MKVKTYGWMKGVGSAIALLAIASCSVTQQPNASTTAQTTAPNSSSSNPSVSESGNVAAAQGIQKTTVVEGLDHPWSLAWLPDGSMLITERSGQLRILRNGQLDPTPIAGVPEVLTGGQAGLMDVSVHPRFAENRLVYLTYSHGTEQANRTRLARATFDGKSLSNLQVIFEVSPTKSGLQHFGSRIFWLPDSTMLLAIGDGGNPPIQLNGELIRQQAQNRRSRLGKIVRLNDDGSIPQDNPFVKSTDAEPAIWSYGHRNIQGLTFDSVNNRIWATEHGSQGGDELNLVQAGENYGWPIVTYSREYSGEEITKERSRPGMVDPKLVWTPAIAPSGLAFYSGDKFPQWQGDLFAGGLVSQDVRHIDLDAQGNVVNQQAIEIGQRVRDVRQSPDGLLYVLTDDNNGQLIRLEPAGG; from the coding sequence ATGAAAGTAAAAACTTACGGTTGGATGAAAGGAGTAGGGAGTGCGATCGCCCTATTAGCTATTGCAAGTTGTTCTGTGACACAACAACCTAACGCCTCTACAACTGCACAAACGACAGCGCCCAATTCATCATCGAGCAATCCTAGCGTCTCTGAAAGCGGGAATGTTGCTGCTGCTCAAGGCATTCAAAAAACGACTGTAGTAGAAGGCTTAGACCATCCGTGGAGCCTTGCATGGCTACCAGATGGATCGATGTTAATCACCGAGCGATCGGGACAATTGCGCATTCTGCGGAATGGGCAACTCGATCCAACACCGATTGCAGGAGTTCCCGAAGTCCTTACGGGTGGTCAAGCCGGTTTGATGGATGTTTCAGTTCACCCGCGCTTCGCTGAAAATCGCTTAGTCTATCTAACATATTCCCACGGTACAGAGCAGGCAAACCGCACCCGCCTCGCCCGCGCTACATTTGACGGGAAAAGCTTGAGCAATCTGCAAGTTATTTTTGAGGTTTCCCCAACTAAGTCTGGCTTGCAACACTTTGGTTCGCGCATCTTTTGGTTGCCTGACAGTACTATGCTATTGGCGATCGGTGATGGTGGCAACCCACCGATTCAACTCAATGGCGAGTTAATCCGTCAACAGGCGCAAAACCGCCGCAGTCGTCTTGGTAAAATTGTGCGGCTCAACGATGATGGTTCGATACCACAAGATAACCCCTTTGTGAAATCTACTGATGCTGAGCCTGCGATCTGGAGCTACGGACATCGCAACATTCAAGGCTTGACCTTCGACTCAGTGAATAACCGGATATGGGCAACAGAACACGGTTCGCAGGGTGGTGATGAACTCAATCTCGTGCAAGCAGGCGAAAACTATGGTTGGCCCATCGTCACATACAGCCGTGAATATAGCGGAGAAGAAATAACTAAAGAGCGATCGCGCCCTGGTATGGTAGATCCCAAACTGGTATGGACACCAGCAATAGCACCTTCGGGTCTAGCATTCTATAGTGGGGACAAATTCCCGCAATGGCAAGGCGATTTATTTGCAGGTGGACTTGTCTCCCAGGATGTGCGGCACATTGACTTAGATGCTCAGGGTAATGTGGTCAACCAGCAGGCGATCGAGATCGGTCAGCGCGTGCGCGACGTGCGCCAAAGTCCTGATGGACTGCTGTATGTCTTGACAGATGATAATAATGGACAGTTGATTCGTCTCGAACCAGCTGGAGGATAG
- a CDS encoding beta-ketoacyl-ACP synthase — MEVVVTGIALISSLGESLETSWKNLTLGCIGIELEQPFPELAALPLAFIYKQPADVKQLTQLAVADALVDAGLEPPLPDCGVVIGSSRSQQAVWEELIKSKVESQKSKVASTADSHSPTPEFSETLPNAIATIAARQIGAIGIVSSPMAACATGIWAIAQGSLLIETGQCQRAIVGAVEAPITPLTLAGFRQMGALATTGAYPFDRHREGLVLGEAAAVLVLESAKIAQQRSAKIYGRVLGYGLTNDAFHAAQPEPTGRSAIAAIKQCLERGNLTPQDIDYIHAHGTATQLNDKREAQIIQYLFPHGVPVSSTKGATGHTLGASGAIGAAFCLMALRHHILPPCTGLRSPQFDLDAIVTPRRATVRHSLCLSFGFGGQNAVLALGK; from the coding sequence GTGGAAGTTGTCGTCACAGGTATCGCTCTGATTTCCAGCTTGGGAGAAAGCTTAGAAACCAGCTGGAAAAACTTAACACTCGGTTGTATTGGCATTGAGTTAGAGCAGCCTTTTCCAGAACTAGCTGCTCTACCTTTAGCATTCATTTACAAACAACCAGCAGACGTAAAACAGTTAACTCAATTAGCTGTAGCAGATGCTTTAGTAGATGCAGGGTTGGAACCACCTTTACCAGACTGCGGCGTAGTCATCGGTTCTAGTCGCAGCCAGCAAGCAGTTTGGGAAGAGCTGATAAAGTCAAAAGTTGAAAGTCAAAAGTCAAAAGTTGCTTCAACTGCCGACTCCCACTCTCCCACTCCCGAATTCTCAGAAACTTTACCAAATGCGATCGCTACAATAGCAGCAAGACAAATTGGAGCAATAGGTATAGTATCGTCTCCAATGGCAGCATGTGCGACGGGGATTTGGGCGATCGCTCAAGGGAGTTTATTAATTGAAACTGGGCAATGCCAACGGGCAATTGTTGGTGCAGTTGAAGCGCCGATTACCCCCTTAACTTTGGCTGGATTTAGGCAGATGGGCGCACTGGCAACTACTGGCGCTTATCCATTCGATCGCCATAGAGAAGGATTGGTGCTGGGGGAGGCAGCGGCTGTACTGGTGTTGGAATCAGCAAAAATAGCCCAGCAGCGTTCGGCAAAAATTTACGGTCGCGTGTTAGGTTATGGCTTGACAAACGATGCTTTTCATGCAGCTCAGCCAGAGCCAACGGGTAGGAGTGCGATCGCGGCAATCAAACAATGTCTGGAGCGCGGCAATTTAACACCGCAAGATATTGATTACATCCATGCCCACGGTACGGCGACCCAGCTCAACGACAAGCGCGAAGCACAAATAATTCAATATTTGTTTCCTCATGGGGTTCCCGTAAGTTCCACAAAAGGAGCCACGGGGCATACTCTGGGAGCTTCTGGAGCCATTGGTGCGGCATTCTGCCTGATGGCATTACGTCATCACATATTACCGCCATGTACGGGACTGCGATCGCCTCAATTCGATCTCGATGCGATCGTCACGCCGCGAAGAGCAACAGTCAGACACTCGCTCTGTTTGAGTTTTGGCTTTGGCGGGCAGAATGCTGTTTTAGCCTTGGGCAAATAG
- a CDS encoding peptidylprolyl isomerase, with the protein MQLKVRQWLVLVLMIGGLYLAGCTPNPVANSASPDNAVAETTPVPAIQTSSVQMKNLPTLEGTATVVMTVKGQPITIEVDGKNAPLTAGNFVDLVQRGVYDGLVFHRVIGPQSRPPEQPFVVQGGDPQSKNPNFSPQRLGTGGFIDPDTGTERQIPLEIKPTGATDPIYSRTLKSAGVRKQPVLQHLRGAVAMARSQQPDSASSQFYFALADLSFLDGDYAVFGKVTSGMDVVDKIQQGDRIDSAKVTEGSDKLKNGGK; encoded by the coding sequence ATGCAGTTAAAAGTCCGGCAGTGGTTGGTTTTAGTATTAATGATTGGTGGGTTATATTTGGCAGGATGTACGCCTAACCCAGTGGCTAATTCTGCTTCCCCCGACAATGCGGTGGCTGAAACCACACCTGTACCTGCAATTCAAACAAGTAGCGTTCAAATGAAGAATTTACCAACTCTAGAGGGAACGGCAACAGTTGTGATGACGGTGAAGGGGCAGCCAATTACTATCGAGGTAGATGGCAAGAATGCACCTCTGACTGCTGGCAATTTTGTCGATTTGGTACAACGGGGTGTCTATGATGGACTCGTATTCCATCGAGTGATCGGTCCCCAGAGCAGACCACCAGAACAACCTTTTGTGGTGCAAGGAGGAGATCCGCAAAGCAAAAACCCCAATTTTTCACCTCAGCGTCTAGGAACTGGCGGTTTTATCGATCCAGATACAGGAACAGAACGTCAGATTCCTTTAGAAATTAAGCCAACAGGAGCAACAGATCCGATCTACAGTCGGACGCTGAAAAGTGCGGGAGTTAGAAAACAACCAGTTTTACAGCATCTTAGAGGGGCTGTAGCTATGGCGCGATCGCAACAGCCAGATTCCGCCTCTTCTCAGTTTTATTTCGCCCTTGCCGATTTGAGTTTTCTCGACGGAGATTACGCCGTATTTGGTAAAGTGACTAGCGGTATGGACGTAGTAGACAAAATTCAACAGGGCGATCGCATTGACTCTGCTAAAGTGACTGAAGGCAGTGACAAGCTAAAGAACGGTGGTAAATAG
- a CDS encoding photosystem I assembly protein Ycf4: MTASTTTNSGDSEAKANKNSTSSCLNQKVLGSRRFSNYWWATVVSIGGIGFFLAGLSSYLQINLIPFAEPTQLVFIPQGIAIGFYGVAGLLLALYLWGMILLDVGGGYNEFDKEKGEFHIFRWGFPGKNRRIEIKAPLQDIQAVRLEIKEGLNPRRELYIRVKGRRNIPLTRVGQPLSITKLENDGAELARFLAVPLEGL; the protein is encoded by the coding sequence ATGACGGCATCAACAACCACCAATTCCGGTGATTCGGAAGCTAAGGCAAACAAGAATAGTACTTCCAGCTGCTTGAATCAGAAAGTTTTAGGTTCGCGACGATTCAGCAATTACTGGTGGGCTACAGTCGTCTCCATCGGTGGGATAGGCTTTTTCTTGGCTGGACTTTCTAGTTACTTGCAAATTAATTTAATTCCTTTTGCCGAGCCGACCCAGCTCGTTTTCATTCCCCAAGGTATAGCGATTGGATTTTATGGAGTCGCGGGTCTGCTGCTAGCGCTGTATCTGTGGGGCATGATTTTGCTGGATGTAGGCGGTGGCTACAATGAGTTTGACAAGGAGAAGGGTGAATTTCACATTTTTCGGTGGGGATTTCCGGGGAAAAACCGCCGCATCGAAATTAAAGCTCCCTTACAAGACATTCAAGCTGTGCGTTTAGAGATTAAAGAAGGCTTGAACCCGCGTCGAGAACTTTATATACGAGTCAAGGGACGACGCAATATTCCATTGACGCGAGTAGGTCAACCTCTATCTATTACTAAGCTGGAGAACGATGGAGCAGAATTGGCTCGATTTTTAGCTGTGCCGCTAGAAGGACTGTAA